The Mobula birostris isolate sMobBir1 chromosome 1, sMobBir1.hap1, whole genome shotgun sequence sequence cacattatccAAGTCatggaaaataaatctcattctGAAAATTAATGGTCTTAGTATGGGTGAACTCAGCATCAACCAGGATACCAGAATTGCACTGAGTTGCTAGGACACAGAATAGGGAACTAAAGACAAAGGCTTTAGATTTCctaatggtagatggaatttaatcctgatagttgtgaggtgatgcattttggaggggggaggggtctAAAATGGGTGGGACATTCACAACCATCAGTaggactttaggaagaccaatAGGACCTTGGTGTACAAATACAAAGATCCATATTGATAGCAGCACAGACAGATAAAGTGGTGATGAGAAAAAGATGGGATGCTGTTCTTTCCCAGATCCCCTTCAATCTCTTTCCCCTTACCATAAACCGATGCCCTTCTCCATGGAGAAAAGCATCTTATTGCACTTCGCATAATACAGGTGACGCTTGCATTGTGCAAAGCCATGTCATCTTCATCTGGCAAAAGGCGCAAGttgggggaaaaagtttaaattaTTTACTTTCTATCCTTTTAAATAAATTTCATCGGAGTGAAATTTTATTCCATAGCCATGATTTtcatagtgaatattgaagtcTGTAAGATAATAATGCAGGGGTCACCTGTACAAGGTATCAGCTACTCTGAGTGGGAAATTAAAGGAAGCATTAATTCCAAAAGCATTAATACACTATTGTTTTACTAATCCAACACTAATTTAAGTGCTTGCAACATAATTGACCCATCAGATTATCTTTTAAGAGGCAATGAACTCTGGAATTGGAATAACTACAAAGTGCTGGCAATATTCCAAAGTTTTATTGGTATAGTTTTATTGAGCATTGTAAACAAGCATGATGAATGTTTCACACAACACATTCAGCTCAATGGAGGGGGCTGAAGGATGAAGGAAAGGTagagagacagggacaggaagCTGGAGAGCCTGTTAGTCCCTGATGGTgaaaagggaagaggtgaaaGACAGGTGTTGCAACTTCTATTACAGCattttctgtaacttctcaattaaCTGCACTATACATATAAAAGtttccatatttaagtttgtcaCTGTAAAATTCTTGCCGAACCACTATTCTCCAGCTCTAGCCTCCACCCAGCcgcatcatcaaacaaacaccTTAAGCAAAGAGTCTCTGTCATACATTGTGACGGAGCCAAAGTGTGTCATCCTTCAGAACAGGCTTTACAACCTTTGCTCCAATTGCGTACGGCAAAGGAAGTATACAAACTGAAGTAATTTAACCACTGTTGTTTTATATCAACTGATAGGAAAGATTTGAAAAGCAAAAAGGCTAGCAGCTGGTACACATGCTCATGTTTACATCAAAGGTGCTGAATTTAAGAGGGTTGAGAGTTTCATGTTCCTAGGAGTGGTCATCACCAATAATCTGTTCTGGTCCAATCATGTTGACTCCATAGCTAAGAAACCTCTGTTAGTGTTTTACTTTGTACTATCTCAAAGCACTGTTGTAGCGaattgaacagtatgcaagacacgTTTTTCACTATAccctggtacatgtgacagtaataaacaaatttaccaagaataactggaaacactcagccagTCAGCCAGCAtatgtggaaggagaaacagagttaatgtttctgacttgagacccttcatcggaactggGTGTGAGTACAATAGAGCCTTTAGTGGCAGAGAAGATGCAGCAAGAATGAGTAGAATAAAGGGAATATCTGTGACGGGTTAATATCAGATGAGCCAATGTAACAGTTATAATCAGCTTGTTACTACTAGCAAAGCTATAGGCCATTTCGGCAGGCCAGTCTTTGTGAATGAAAAGGAAACTGTGCCAGAATCAAAGGCGGACAACAAGCAGAAATGACCTGTTCAGACAAGACAAAAGGAAAGAGTTACCGAGCTCAACACAACCAAACAACAAATGGTATCGTTACCTTTCTCAGTCACGACTTCTACATGGGGGCTGTTTACAGGCAGTGATATATTCTGAAGTGGAGACATGTCCAGGCTTTCCAAAAAGGAGACTAGGTTCTCGTGATAAGTGAGCTCTTCTGAGACAGGGAATGAGACGATGTTCCAATGCAGGTGAGTTTCACCTTCTGTCAGAGCACGGAAGAGAGATGGGATGGGTTCGTGTAGCTCTTCTACAGTACTCTTTGATGTGGGTGGTGTGTCACTATAATTTCTAGGGTTGCACATTCCTAGGAATTAAAGAAAAATTAACATCACAGCATTAACCTATCACATTTCACTTTCTCTAGAGGATGCTAGTTCAGTCTGCTGGGATCAGCAATCTCTTATTGCATTAGCTATTGTATAACATTAAGAGGAAACCTATCTTTACAAATCTTCAGGCAGAAAAGCAATGAATAAAGAAATCCAAAACTTCATTGAAAGAGTGATCAAAGGAACAAAGACAGGACCAGAGGAAAAAAATGAAACAGTAGAATTTACAAAGGCTCAAAACAAATAGTCCCTCAGAGGAACAAGAGTAAGTCATTTAAGTACTCAAGTTTATTCAGTCAGATTGTGACTGGTCTGTTATATGACTCCTTAGTATCTTTGATCAATAAGAATAGCTTAAAAATTAACAATCAATAATCTGTATACAGCTGTATGAGGAAGAATATTCCAAACGTACCACCACCAAACATGTGTTTCCTGATTTTACATTCTGATGTTAAGTGGAAATATGTAGATTTTCATCTCTCTATAATTCTAATTGGTTCTAATATTATCCTCAAAAAAccacattttaaaataattctaATGATGAAAGGCCATCCAACAGGGATGTAAAGCTTTATCTCTCAAAGGATGAAGCCTGACTTGTTGCACATTTTAATAATATTTTTAGGGCTTGGTTTTTCTCACAAGTTGCTATTTGTTATTCTGCAGACAAGTTTTTCATAGTTtgtcagtatatgtgacaataataaaccaatcccaaTGAGGAGTTAGGTCCTTGTTAAGAAGAACTTGTGCACTTATTAAACCCTTCTGAATATACAAGTTAACACGTATAAATGCTTATACTGTGGTGGACATTGGACACACACAGCTAGTCTCTGAAGAGCGAATGAGAAAAATAGTTAAATTGCAAAAGACAAAAGTAACTGTtccaaggtctttgacaaagcccCTCTATTTACCTTCTCTTTTCCCTCAGTTTCAAATCCCATCCCCTTTAACAATGTAAGAGCATCAAATAGCTTAATTTAAGAGTTAAATTCCTTGCACACCAGATCACCAACTGTGCGTGATTTGTTACCTTCTGCTCAAACATTGCAGGAATCAGGATTTATAAATAACAAAGATATCTCAGTAATTTGCAAAGTAAGTAAAAATAGAATGCTTATTTGCAGACACAACACTGCTGAATTTTGCAAAGAAATCAAAATTCGCTCATTGTTGTGTCAGATATTGGTCCTTAGGTAACAGTCTTTCCCAGAACTCCAAGTTGCCCTCCCCCCGCAATAATGTAAGCACAAAATCCTACACAGTTAGAAATGTAACCTTCCATGAGATACCTCACACCTTCAGAGACCcacttcaatcctgacctctggtgctggttgtgtggagtttgcacgttctccttgtgatGGGCAAAGATGTTGGCTTGGGAGGTGAAATGGACACTGTAAGATGCCCCGAGTGTAAGCGAATGGCAGAACCTGAGGAATGGAGGGGGAAGGTCAGGGGTTGAGGAGAATAGGCTTGGGTACAAGGTTCAATCAGGGCggcggggtccaggccccagagcatattgaagcaactgaacccaatgtttggacaatttatgcgccaagccagattgaaaaggtcagggagaTGGGGTCCCAGGCGAGCGACAGACTCACTGCTCCAAGAAGTTTAATTCGGCTCTGCATGAACCAAGGTCTGTGGGCAGattctctttgtggacttcagtttagAATGCTACTTCCTtgcgtttattgtttgcatgatttgttccccccacccccacccctgcacaatgAGTGTTGGACAGTCTCTTTTTTAAAGTGGGTTCTTTCGGGCTTCTTTTTTTTGTGGTTGtctgcaagaagacgaatctcagagctgtataatgtatacacactttgataataaatgtactttgaactttggaattgGTATAACTAGGTGCTTGATAGTCAGTGAGACCTGTTCATGCTGCATCCCTCTATTACCAGAAAGGCAGCTGTAGGGTCACAGAATCATGCAACACTGAAACAGGCCTCTCAGCCCACCATGTCCACGTGGAACTACACATCTGCCTTCCCCGCTACATAAACCTCTGATCTTAGTTCAAGGCACAGGACAGCCAGCCCCAACGTCCTGGATTTCCTTGAAGCAAGGCTGCAAAACTGGTACAACAATTTTCACTTGTGATTTGTGGCAGAGAGGCACAGCTCATAGAGCTGCTGCCGCCGCTTCCAGCATCTCAGCTTCGATCCTGGCATCTGGCACTCGGTGTGTGCACACTCCACGCCCCCACTGTAACTGGACAGGTACCCCcaagtgctcaggtttcctctcacatcaaAGGTTGGTAGGTGAACAAGGACACGGTAAATTGCCCCTGGCTGTGTAGGTCAGAGGTAGAATCTGCAGAGTTGATGAAAGTATGGGGAGAACAGTACACAGAGAAAGTGGGAAAGTGACTGCCCTGTAAGCTAGAGACTGAACTGGATAGAAAGAACTCTTTGGAGTACATTGAAATACTCTAAAGTATCCTCTAGAATACTTTAATAGGTGCAAAACATTGGGATGCCCTGAACtaacaaaagtccttctttctTTTACCTGTAAATGCACCAGAACGTTCCTttccaaatacagtggattcctgttaattgggccactggttaattggggcagccatttattGGGACACGGGCCACTTAGTTGGAGGAAGAGACTGTtgccagtttctaactagtgtcagtcatttGGCAgctagacactacactgtgcttagagcagaGTTCTAAAATAGTGTCActgtgtatgtttgtgttcaaaaagcagtgcgtTTTGGCacagatagttggtgagaaacaGTAAGAAAATTGGGAatggttttgctcactgcagtatcaagcattcagacttggagatgccagaaagggCCAGAAGAGAAAATGAAACAAttccactacttcaacaagttagaaattaCAAAGATTTAAagatattacaatgaaaatgaagatttggaggatgcagttgtcTAAAGTagtgtatgaaggcagtccgttACTTGCAGGAGGTGTCCATGCTGATGTTAGTCCATTTACAGTCAATTATAAGAATACAGCAGATGAATTCATCTGTTgataagtattaggaactaatacacagttttatagcactgtatAGGTCTTGGTAGTgtcctaatttgttctgtatttcatttaagtacatgaATTGGTTCTCAGttggcagtttgtcttttttatccctatttccatgaaacttcggctaattggagagccgcttaattgggccataaTGTaccggtcctgatgtgtcccaattaaccagaatccactgtgtaGAATTATACAATATTTGGAAGTGTTACCCAAGTATTAACTTTTGCAATATCATGCACATTTTAAAATTCCAGTTTTGGTGTAATATATAATCtatatgtaacaccctgggaaaggtttcactgctaatgtaatggtctttctgtagaagtagTGTTTGGGCTGtggttagagataatgggtgttttggaatgtgagccgtccaaagAAGAGAGTGTGTTTTCgtgctgtgtgcctgacaccgaggtgacctgggtcttttgttccgtgggagatggagagagaagacgctggacaGATCataggagtggacttggagtggggccgggATTTGACGAAGCCCAGGGAAATCGATGAACGATCAGCGaaagggaaaccgtgagctccaacttgtgcacattagactgtttcattaaaatgggcccttttctttttgctttttctttattaaccctttagtcaaattaattaTAAAGCTaagttgtttaattgcatatggtttcgacgaagggattaaaagtaacattagcaaatttgcaaatgacacaaagctgggtggcggtgtgaaatgtgaggaggatgttatgagaatgcagggtgacttggacaggctggaagagtgggcggatgcatggcagatgcagtttaatgtggataaatgtgaggttatctactttggtggtaagaacaggaaggcagattattatctaaatggagtcaaattaggaaaagaggaagtacaatgagatctaggtgttcttgtacatcagtcactgaaggcaagcatgcaggtacagcaggcagtgaaaaaagctactggcatgctggccttcataacaaggggaattgagtatagtagcaaagaggtccttctgcagctgtacagggccctggtgagaccacatctggagaattgtgtgcagttttggtctccaaatttgaggaaggacattcttgctattgagggagtgcagcataggttcacaaggttaattcccgggatggcgggactgtcatatgtcgaaagattggagcgactgggcttgtatactctggaatttagaaggctgagaggggaccttattgaaacatataagattattaagggattggacacgctggaggcaggaagcatgtacccactgatgggtgagtccagaaccagaggccacagtttaagaataaggggtaggccatttagaacagagttgaggaaaatctttttcacccagagggtggtggatatgtggaatgctctgccccagaaggcagtggaggccaagtctctggatgctttcaagaaagagatggatagagctcttaaagatagcagaatcaaagattatggggataaggcaggaactggatactgattgtggatgatcagccatgatcacagtgaatggtggtgctggctcgaagggccgaatggcctactcctgcacctatatcTATTGTCTATAATTGCCAAACTCATAAGATTAACAGTAGAATGTCACTAAAGCCAAGTTAACAGTTAGTACAGCGAAATTTTAAACTCTAAATCCAATATGGGGAATGCCAAACTAAACTTAAGCAAGCTGCAATTATTCCAATAAAAACACAACCCAGATAATAGTACATTGTACTTTTCTTGTTCTTTACAATTGCAGTTTAACAATCAGCGTCACAGAGATTAAACTAACAAATGCCTGAGGACAAAAGATGACTCACCCACACAGTCGCAGCACTCGTCCCACAGGGTCCCCAAGCAAAGCATGCATTCCTTGCAGCACGAACAGTTTCCGTCCACGGGGCGACACTGACAGAGCTCCTGCAGGAAAAACATAAGAGAACAGACAAGCAAATAAAGAACTTAAAATATCATCAGCACACAGCATAGAAAAATATCTCAGTGCCATTTTAGATATAGAGATAACTGGACTACAGATGTTTGAATCTGGAACAAGAaggaacaaactgctggagggagtcagcaggttaggcagcatctatagagggaaatgagcagtcgatattttgggtcgAGCCCTTCATCACGACTCCAAACACTAACTGTCTATTTccatccacagatgttgcctaaaCCACTAAGTTCCTCAAGCAACTTGTTTTTTGGAGGAGCTAACTGGTATTGTGGAACACTGACAAAAATAGAGGCCTTTGCTGTAATTACCATACAAAACAAAAATTTGTGATTCTGTTGTTTTCACTGTAATAAAGTCCATTTGTCCCATCAGGTAGATGCCAGCCTCCAACAGAAGAAACTCATCAGTCCACCCTCTGCTTTTGCTATAGCTCAGAgacttatttcagaatcagaatcggtttattatcaccggcatgtgacgtgaaatttgttaacttagcagcagcagttcaatgcaatacataatttagcagagaaacataataataagcaaataaatcaattacgtatattgaataaattttaaaaaaaacgtgcaaaaacagaaatgctgtatattaaaaagaagtgaggtagtatccaaagattcaatgtccatttaggaattggatggcagaggggaagaagctgttcctgaattgctgagtgtgtgccttcaggcttctgtacctccttcctgatggtaacagtgagaaaagggcatgccctgggggctggaggtccttattaatggacactgcttttctgagacaccgctccctaaagatgtcctgggtactttgtaggcaagtacccaagatagagctgactatatttacaaccttctgcagcttcttttggtcctgtgcagtagcccctccataccagacggtgatgcagcctgtcagaatgctctccacggtacaactgtatacatttttgagtgtatttgtttacCCTCCCCTATGATTGTTTTGCCCCCTCTCCTCACTGAGGAAGCATTTAAATTGGCATCTGTGGCAGGTCAGTAGAAGCCAattcacacttggaatattggttACAGCTTTGGTCATCCAGTTATAAGAAAGATATCATTAAACTGGGAAGAGTGCAAAGGTGATTTCCAAGGCTGCTGCCAAGACTTGAGGGCCTGTGTGATATGGAGAAGTTGAGCAGGCGAGGACTCTACTTGGAACACTGGACACTGAAGGGTAACtttatagagatgtataaaatcaccCAGGGCCTAGCTAGACtgacacagtctttttcccaacgAAGGGAAATGAAAGATTGAGGGCATATTATTATGGTGAAATTTGAAAAAATCTCAAAAGGGAGTTGAGGGGCAACTTATTAACGCAAAGGCTGGTGCCAGAAGaagtggcggaggcagatacaaGAACATTTAAGACATCTGGATACAACATGGGGTTTGGAAGGACATGGGCTAAAtgtggcaaatgggactagctggaTGGCCACCGTGGATTAGTTTGGTAAAagagcctgtccctgtgctggctgtactattctatgactcTGGTGTGTGTCAGGGAGCTACAGCACCCTGGTGGAACCCAATACGGTCAGTGCCCTGACATACAAAATACCCACAGAtggcagaggtcaggattgaatgcaGCAGCTGTACCACTGTACCACTATTTGTGACTCCTAAAAGATTTTCAGAAAAGGCAGAaagaggtgagttatacagctctcgttacatgcacgtgcagttcaactctttgagtgattatgcagaaattttgaagttaataacttatctccttctacttaggccatgaacttagcaatcacccctgttgtggaccactttctggaggtccaagatgctgacttctacaatgaacggatctgtatgctccacgactgctggactaagtgtgtaaatgtcggaggggactatgttgaaaaataaatgtgcaaggttttctaaaattgactcctttaccttaggccacaaacttatcaatcatccctcataTATCAAGTATTTGGTAATTTAGGACTATTAAGCATAGTTTATTATTTCCAAAAAGATAAAACAAAGCAGCTTGCAATTTTAATTTTAGAATATATCATTTTTAAGAAAAGAACACAAATTTTCTTTAAGGCATCTTACAAGTCTTTGAATGGCTTGGAACACATAAAACCATCCACCTGGCTAAGTCTGGGAGAGTGAGAGTTATCTGACAatgttttcttgttttgtggctcctTTTATATGATTTGGCCCGCAGCCTACTCAAATCCTCATCAACGAGGATCTTGTGGATCTATTCCACACTGTCGTAAAGAGCTTCACCCCCTTTTTTGTGTAGTTTTGAGAACAGAATGAAAGGAAGggactctgcagatgctagaaacctcGAGCAAGACACAGTGGGTCCAGCGacacctatggagagaaataaagagtccATGTCTCAGCGCGAGATCTTTCACCAGGATTCacgagttctgatgaagggcctcaatgCAAAATGTCGACTGTCATGGACCTGTCGTGGTACAGGGGACATGATAGTAAAACCATCCAGGTCTTGGACGGCCAGCTTAAAGTATCCAAAGTAATATATTCAGGCTTAACCTTCCTACCCTACATGGGGGCCTGTGTAGGGTGTTTTCACCCCGTTCTAAAATGCTGAACAAGCAATCATAAGGGGGCTTAAGGGGGTGTTTATCGGCAGCACAGTGGACAAAAACGAACAAGGTAGGTCAACTGGAACCCAGGGGTGCGGtgtgccatgatgggaggtagcaATAGGTGTAAAATTATTGAGTTTACTGAGGAGGTTCGTGACGTCAGGAATAAAGTTGCCCGTAGCAGCTGCCTGTACATCAACTCAGCCGCAGaggactgcaggtcctcttttggagctgttctgagcacCCGTAGGACCCATGGGAGACAACTGTGTCAACACTTGTCCGTCAGGATGGCCTCAGAGCAGCCCATTGGTCCGTGGGTGATATGTCATGGTGTGATGCAGTTTAGCATAGAAACAcggaatctacagcacattacaggcccttcagcccacaatattgtgccgaccatgtaacctactccagaagctgcctggaatttccctatcacatagccttctattttactaagctccatgtatttaattaagagtctcttaaaagactctattgtatccgcctctaccactgttgctggcagtgcatggcatgcacccgccactctctgtgtgaaaaacttacctctgacaccgaCGTTTTGGGCCATCGTGGCCCAGGGGTCCGACGTGAATTGGAGACCGCGATCGTGGTAGGAAGAAGTATCAGATGGCGTGCCAAACCAAGCGATCCGGGTATTAATGAACACATGAGCCACACCCACAGCTGTGGTCAATGCCAGAGGACAACTTCTGGCCACCTGGTGGCACGGTCCACAATGGTAAGGAAATGTGTGAAATTGCAGGAGGGGTGGGGTGGAAACAGGACTAACTAGGTCCACATTGATGTGGTCAGACCGTTGCTCAGGGACCTTGAAAAGTGCTGATGGTGCCCAAAGGTGACAGGAAATtttcacccactgacacacaaaACAGGCTGCACTCCAGTCTCACAAGTCTTTCCTAAGGCCGTGCCACACAATCTTAAAAGCAACTGGTTTCTTTGAAGCCTTCCCACCTGGATGCAATGGAGTTTGCCTTCATTTTGCAGACACAATGGGGCAAAGGCTACCGTTTGAGAcattgcacaggagagaaactcTTGCATCCCCAAACCTGACATCAGCCCATGAGTGCTGTCCGGTAAGCCTGGACCTCCGAGTCAGCGGCTTGGTTGGCTGCCATGCCGGCATAGTCAACATGCGTGTGTATGGCATTGATGGCGGGCCATGAGAGGCCACCAGCATTATTTTTCCCTTCAACATGCTGTATGACAGTCATGAATTCTGAAATGTAGGCCAGGCGTCATTGCTGCAAGGGTCTGACGCTTTGGCCATTGTGTGTACAAGGGGTTTGTGGTCAGAGAACGCCTTGAAACCCCGATCATCCCGTAGACAATGAAAATGGTGGGTAGCCAGACAGAGATCAAGAAGCTCACGGTGAAACATGCTGTACTTCCTCCTGGGGTGGGGGGATCTGATGGCTGAAGAAGGCACACCTCCAACcaactgttcatgcacagcacccacagcattgtCTACGGTGTCAGTAGTGAAGGCTATAGGTGCATTGAGGAGTGTGTGCGCCAGTAGGGTCGCGTTCAAAAGAGCTTATCTGGTGTCTTCAAATGCACTGGTCATGCCCACTGACCACTCAAGCATGCGATAATGGGCACTGCATTTAAGGGCACTATACAAGGAGAGCATAAGTTTAGCAGCTCATGGAATGAAaaagtgatagaaattcaccatacttAAAAATTCTTGCCGTGCAAAGTCCATAACAGCAGCAACTTTTGATGGCAAGGGTAttgcaccttctgcagagatgcaGTGGCTTAGAAAGTCAATAGTAGCCAACCTGAACTGGGATTCAGTGGGGTTAATAATCAGTCCATGTTGGCTTAAGTGCTTGAAGAGTGTGCAGACATGTGGTAAGTGTTTGGTTTTGGATGCGCTGGTGACAAGTATATCTTCcaagtaaacaaaaagaaaatctaagtctttcaaCAGAGttcattagccgctggaaagtctgtgctgcatttttcagcccaaacggcATGTGCACAAACTCAAATAAGCCAAATGGGGTTATAACAGaagttttgggaatgtcctcagtGCACAGAGGCACCTGATGATAGTTCCTGATTAAATCCATTTTAGAAAAAAATATCTTTCTGGCTAAATGTGCCGAGAAGTCTTGCATATGTGGTAGCAGACAACAATCAGGGTGGTGGCCCTGTTAAGATGGTGGTAACCACCGCACGGACAGCAAACACTATCGGGCTTAGGGACCATGTGTTTGGGTAAAGCCCAAGGACTATTCGACCTGTGTACAATGCCAAGCATTTCCACGTTAGCAAACTCAGCTTTTGAGTCCAGCCTACGTGCACGGGCATGGACCGGTGAACCAGTTGTGGAAGTATGTGCTCAACCCCATGCTTTGTGACTGCAGTgaaatgtgggcttggtgaggtttgggaatttgccCAGCAGGTGAGTGAATTCACATGTCGATGCATGCAacagagtcattgtggggaacttaACAGGATACAGTCCTTTGCATTCgtgcacaggaaatctgcaccaagcAGAGGTCTAGCAGCTTAAGTGAAGACAAAGTCTCACGTGTGGTGTTGTCCACTCAAGCAGTGTAACTCATCATGTCCCATACGTTTGGATCCTTCTGCTGGTGGTGGCCTCCAGTGAGGGTCCGCCACTCTCGGCATTATAATCCATGGGTGATGTTGGCAGCACAATCAAGCGCCTGGGTATCACAGGAAGCTTCACCCTGAAAGGGAGTCTGTAACGAACAATAGATGATCGTGGCAGCTGGGATCTATGGTGTTCATGTCGAAGTGTGCATGGTAAAAACATAAACCCAGCATTATCTGGTTTAGAGCTGTGAGTGTAAGTACGCTGGAGGCTTTTCTAATGGGGCTTACTGAGACAAGGAGAGGAGGAGAAACAGAGCATCTCTGCCTGGTTGAGTGTAGACTATCGACCATTTTAGCAAGCCCCCTATAAACATTCATCGGTGTACTAGCGAAGGCTGAGCACACTTGATGGATGGTGCTTGCCCAGGAGAGATAGTACGTGGTCTATTAGTTCTGAAGGCCTAGTGTCCCCAGAGccaggcaaggagagcaactgttagGCACACTTAGGCTCTGACAGTCTAAACGTCTGTAATAGGTGAGTTTTCAGAGTGAGCTGGTGAGTCTTCTAGTAAACACACCACTTTGGCTGCAGTGGAACTACTTAACGATGCTACAACGTAGTGAAATTTGGTATTGACCATGGTGATTTCTTGCAGCACAAATTGGGCTTCCGTCTGTGCAAACCACGCGATTACGtgctgctcccaaaactccagcagtaTCAAAGTTACTACGTTGGTTGACATGTCATTGAGCAATTCTGGaaacgtcaggcagcatctgggtcaccaatgtaggattTTGTGAACAGAACATGCGAGAGTTGTTTATGTGCTTAACAGAAACTGCATCTCTTTATTTCCATTATGAACGAAACCAAAAGTAGTCGCCTTACACTAACATCATATGTTAG is a genomic window containing:
- the twsg1a gene encoding twisted gastrulation protein homolog 1-A; translation: MKHSQSVAVLIFATIFFVSWITSARACNKALCASDVSKCLIQELCQCRPVDGNCSCCKECMLCLGTLWDECCDCVGMCNPRNYSDTPPTSKSTVEELHEPIPSLFRALTEGETHLHWNIVSFPVSEELTYHENLVSFLESLDMSPLQNISLPVNSPHVEVVTEKEPLCTVVYFNECMSIHQCKNSCESMGASKYRWFHNACCECIGPDCIDYGNKVVKCMNCTF